One window of the Pseudomonas lurida genome contains the following:
- the hutH gene encoding histidine ammonia-lyase: MSQATKITLADTPLRWQDVVAVARHGAVLELSGQAWARIDNAQAIVQRIVTSGERAYGVNTGLGALCNVSLKGEQLSQLSRNTLLSHACGVGPVLSDEQTRAIICAAIINYSHGKSGLHPQVVHSLLALLNHGITPQVPSQGSVGYLTHMAHVGVALLGVGTVSYRGRVVSAQEALAAEGLHPVVLGAKDGLCLVNGTPCMTGLSCLALADAHHLLQWADVIGAMSFEAQRGQIDAFDEEIIALKPHPGMQHVGINLRALLDGSEVIASSKGIRTQDALSIRSIPQIHGAARDQVEHATRQIETELNSATDNPLVLGTPDNYRVVSQANPHGQSVALAADMLAIAMAEIGSVAERRLDRLINPHVSGLPAFLVSNPGVNSGMMIVQYVAASLCGQNRQLAQPAVLDNFVTSGLQEDHLSMGTNAALKLHQVLGNVTQILAIEYLLAAQAFEFLKDQRFGAGTERAWRLLREVVPAYEQDRWLAPDIAAAAKLVKDTALPNLH; this comes from the coding sequence ATGTCCCAGGCAACAAAAATCACCCTCGCCGATACGCCATTGCGCTGGCAGGACGTAGTCGCCGTCGCCCGTCATGGCGCTGTCCTCGAGCTGTCTGGCCAGGCCTGGGCACGTATCGACAATGCCCAGGCCATCGTGCAGCGCATCGTCACCAGCGGTGAGCGCGCCTATGGTGTGAACACCGGCCTGGGCGCGTTGTGCAATGTGTCGCTCAAGGGCGAGCAACTCAGCCAACTGTCGCGCAATACCCTGCTTAGCCATGCCTGCGGCGTCGGCCCGGTGCTGAGTGACGAGCAGACCCGCGCGATCATCTGCGCCGCGATCATCAATTACAGCCACGGCAAATCCGGCCTGCATCCGCAGGTGGTGCATTCGCTGCTGGCGCTGCTCAATCACGGCATCACACCGCAAGTGCCGTCCCAGGGTTCGGTGGGTTACCTCACCCATATGGCCCACGTTGGCGTGGCCTTGCTGGGGGTCGGCACTGTGAGCTATCGCGGCCGGGTCGTTTCGGCGCAAGAAGCCCTGGCAGCTGAAGGTTTGCACCCGGTGGTGCTCGGCGCCAAGGACGGTTTGTGCCTGGTCAACGGCACGCCGTGCATGACCGGCCTGAGCTGCCTGGCCCTGGCGGATGCGCATCACTTGCTGCAATGGGCCGACGTGATCGGCGCCATGAGTTTCGAAGCCCAGCGTGGCCAGATCGATGCCTTCGATGAAGAAATCATCGCACTCAAGCCACACCCTGGCATGCAACACGTGGGTATCAACCTGCGCGCCTTGCTCGATGGCAGCGAAGTGATCGCCAGCAGCAAAGGCATTCGCACTCAGGACGCCCTGAGCATCCGCTCGATCCCGCAGATCCACGGCGCGGCGCGTGATCAGGTGGAACACGCCACCCGTCAGATCGAGACCGAACTCAACAGCGCCACCGACAACCCATTGGTGCTCGGCACCCCGGACAATTACCGCGTGGTGTCCCAGGCCAACCCGCATGGGCAGTCCGTGGCGCTGGCGGCGGACATGCTGGCGATTGCCATGGCTGAAATCGGTTCGGTGGCCGAACGCCGCCTGGACCGCCTGATCAACCCGCACGTCAGCGGCCTGCCGGCGTTCCTGGTCAGCAACCCCGGGGTCAACTCCGGGATGATGATCGTGCAGTACGTCGCTGCCTCGCTGTGTGGGCAAAACCGCCAACTGGCGCAACCGGCGGTGCTCGACAACTTCGTCACCTCGGGCCTGCAGGAAGATCACCTGAGCATGGGCACCAATGCCGCGCTCAAGCTGCACCAGGTGCTGGGCAATGTGACGCAGATCCTCGCCATTGAGTATTTGCTGGCGGCCCAGGCGTTCGAGTTTCTCAAGGACCAACGCTTCGGCGCGGGCACTGAGCGCGCCTGGCGCTTGCTGCGTGAAGTGGTGCCGGCCTATGAGCAGGACCGTTGGCTGGCGCCGGACATTGCGGCTGCCGCCAAGCTGGTCAAGGACACCGCGTTACCGAATTTGCACTGA
- a CDS encoding ABC transporter permease translates to MFPESFTFSIADWVNGWVDSLVTNYGDVFRHISDTLLWAIVNLEGLLRMAPWWLMLAIVGGVAWHATRKLVTTAVIVGLLFLVGAVGLWDKLMQTLALMMVATVISVLIGIPLGILSARSNRLRSVLMPLLDIMQTMPSFVYLIPVLMLFGLGKVPAIFATVIYAAPPLIRLTDLGIRQVDGEVMEAINAFGANRWQQLFGVQLPLALPSIMAGINQTTMMALSMVVIASMIGARGLGEDVLVGIQTLNVGRGLEAGLAIVILAVVIDRITQAYGRPRHEASK, encoded by the coding sequence ATGTTTCCTGAGAGTTTTACGTTTTCCATCGCCGACTGGGTCAACGGTTGGGTGGACTCACTGGTCACCAACTACGGTGATGTGTTCCGGCACATCTCCGACACCCTGCTATGGGCCATCGTCAACCTGGAAGGGTTGCTGCGCATGGCGCCGTGGTGGCTGATGCTGGCTATCGTCGGCGGTGTCGCCTGGCACGCCACCCGCAAGCTGGTGACCACAGCTGTGATCGTCGGCTTGCTGTTCCTGGTGGGCGCGGTAGGCCTGTGGGACAAGCTGATGCAGACCCTGGCCTTGATGATGGTTGCCACGGTGATATCGGTGCTGATCGGCATTCCGCTGGGCATTCTGTCGGCACGCAGCAATCGCCTGCGTTCGGTGCTGATGCCGCTGCTCGACATCATGCAGACCATGCCCAGCTTCGTGTACCTGATCCCGGTGCTGATGCTGTTCGGCCTGGGCAAGGTCCCGGCGATTTTCGCCACGGTGATCTACGCCGCGCCACCGCTGATTCGCCTGACAGATTTGGGCATTCGCCAAGTCGACGGCGAAGTCATGGAAGCCATCAACGCGTTTGGTGCCAACCGCTGGCAACAACTGTTCGGTGTGCAACTGCCGTTGGCATTGCCGAGCATCATGGCCGGTATCAACCAGACGACCATGATGGCGCTGTCGATGGTGGTCATCGCGTCGATGATCGGCGCCCGGGGCTTGGGTGAAGACGTCCTCGTCGGCATCCAGACCCTCAACGTTGGCCGTGGCCTCGAAGCCGGGCTGGCGATCGTGATTCTCGCAGTGGTCATCGACCGCATTACCCAGGCCTATGGTCGTCCACGGCATGAGGCGAGCAAATGA
- the hutC gene encoding histidine utilization repressor, translating into MDESPAPLYARVKQMISQQILNGNWPPHYRVPSESELVSQLGFSRMTINRALRELTAEGLLVRMQGVGTFVAEPKSQSALFEVHNIADEIASRGHRHTCQVITLGEEAAGSERAVALEMREGGRVFHSLIVHFENDIPVQIEDRFVNALVAPEYLQQDFTQQTPYAYLNQVAPLTEGEHVVEAILADAAECKLLQIEPAEPCLLIRRRTWSGRQPVTAARLIHPGSRHSLEGRFSK; encoded by the coding sequence ATGGACGAAAGTCCGGCGCCCTTGTATGCCCGCGTCAAACAGATGATCAGCCAGCAAATCCTCAACGGCAACTGGCCGCCCCATTATCGCGTGCCGTCGGAGAGCGAACTGGTCAGCCAGCTCGGTTTCAGTCGCATGACCATCAACCGCGCCCTGCGCGAGCTCACCGCCGAAGGTCTGCTGGTACGCATGCAAGGCGTCGGTACTTTCGTCGCTGAGCCCAAGAGCCAGTCTGCACTGTTCGAAGTCCACAACATTGCCGATGAGATCGCCTCGCGCGGCCACCGGCATACCTGCCAGGTCATCACCCTGGGTGAAGAAGCTGCCGGCTCGGAGCGTGCTGTCGCCCTGGAAATGCGCGAAGGCGGGCGGGTCTTCCACTCGTTGATCGTGCACTTCGAGAACGATATTCCCGTGCAAATCGAGGACCGTTTCGTCAATGCGTTGGTCGCACCGGAATACCTGCAACAGGATTTCACCCAGCAGACGCCCTATGCCTACCTTAACCAGGTGGCACCGCTGACCGAAGGCGAGCACGTGGTCGAAGCCATCCTCGCCGATGCGGCCGAGTGCAAGCTGCTGCAGATCGAACCCGCCGAGCCGTGCCTGTTGATTCGCAGGCGCACCTGGTCGGGTCGCCAGCCGGTGACCGCCGCGCGTCTGATCCACCCCGGTTCCCGTCACAGCCTGGAAGGACGTTTCAGTAAATGA
- a CDS encoding HutD/Ves family protein, producing the protein MNAVKVWRAADYVRMPWKNGGGSTEEITRDAGQGLDGFGWRLSIADIAESGGFSTFAGYQRVITVIKGAGMVLTVDGEEQRGLLPLQPFAFKGDSQVSCRLITGPIRDFNLIYAPQRYHARLQWVDGEQRFFSTAQTVLVFSVADEVKVLGHTLGHHDCLQVDGNTGLLDISVSGRSCVIELTARD; encoded by the coding sequence ATGAATGCAGTAAAAGTCTGGCGCGCCGCCGATTACGTACGCATGCCGTGGAAAAACGGCGGCGGCAGTACTGAAGAAATCACCCGAGACGCAGGCCAGGGCCTGGATGGTTTCGGCTGGCGCCTGTCGATTGCCGATATCGCCGAGTCGGGTGGGTTTTCCACCTTCGCCGGTTACCAGCGCGTGATCACGGTGATCAAAGGCGCGGGCATGGTGCTGACTGTGGATGGCGAGGAGCAGCGCGGGTTGTTACCGCTGCAACCCTTTGCGTTCAAGGGTGACAGCCAGGTGTCGTGCCGCTTGATCACCGGGCCGATTCGCGATTTCAACCTGATCTATGCGCCGCAGCGTTACCACGCGAGGCTGCAATGGGTGGATGGCGAGCAGCGCTTTTTCAGCACGGCACAGACGGTGTTGGTGTTTAGCGTGGCGGACGAAGTGAAGGTGCTGGGTCACACGCTGGGCCATCACGACTGCCTGCAAGTGGACGGTAACACTGGCTTGTTGGATATCTCCGTCAGCGGTCGCAGCTGCGTCATCGAACTGACCGCCCGCGACTAG
- the hutH gene encoding histidine ammonia-lyase — protein MNVTALNLIPGQLSLAQLRAIYQQPVMLSLDDSATAQIEASVACVEQILAENRTAYGINTGFGLLASTRIASEDLENLQRSLVLSHAAGVGEPISDALVRLVMVLKVNSLSRGFSGIRRQVIDALIALINAEVYPHIPLKGSVGASGDLAPLAHMSLVLLGEGKARYKGEWLEATEALKVAGLTPLTLAAKEGLALLNGTQVSTAYALRGLFEGEDLFAGALACGGLTVEAVLGSRSPFDARIHAARGQRGQIDSAAAYRDLLGESSQVSQSHQNCDKVQDPYSLRCQPQVMGACLTQFRQAADVLVVEANAVSDNPLVFAAEGDVISGGNFHAEPVAMAADNMALAIAEIGSLSERRISLMMDKHMSQLPPFLVGNGGVNSGFMIAQVTAAALASENKALAHPHSVDSLPTSANQEDHVSMAPAAGKRLWEMAENTRGILAVEWLAACQGLDLREGLKTSPKLEKARGILRDKVAFYDKDRFFAPDIIAASELLASRCLNELVPAKLLPSL, from the coding sequence ATGAATGTGACTGCGCTAAACCTGATTCCAGGCCAACTGAGCCTTGCCCAACTGCGAGCCATCTACCAGCAGCCGGTAATGCTCAGTCTGGATGACAGCGCCACGGCGCAGATCGAAGCCAGCGTTGCCTGCGTGGAGCAGATTCTCGCCGAGAACCGCACCGCCTACGGCATCAATACCGGTTTCGGCCTGCTGGCCTCGACCCGCATCGCCAGCGAAGACCTGGAAAACCTCCAGCGTTCCCTGGTGCTGTCCCACGCCGCTGGCGTCGGTGAGCCGATCAGCGATGCGCTGGTACGGCTGGTCATGGTGCTCAAGGTCAACAGCTTGAGCCGTGGGTTCTCCGGGATTCGCCGCCAGGTGATCGACGCGCTGATCGCGCTGATCAACGCCGAGGTGTACCCGCATATTCCTCTGAAAGGTTCCGTGGGTGCCTCCGGCGACCTGGCGCCCCTGGCGCACATGTCCCTGGTACTGCTGGGCGAAGGCAAGGCGCGCTACAAAGGCGAATGGCTGGAAGCCACCGAGGCGCTGAAAGTCGCCGGCCTGACGCCGCTGACCCTCGCCGCCAAGGAAGGCCTGGCGCTGCTCAACGGCACCCAGGTCTCCACCGCCTATGCCTTGCGTGGCCTGTTCGAAGGCGAAGATTTGTTCGCGGGCGCCTTGGCGTGTGGCGGCCTCACCGTGGAAGCGGTGCTGGGCTCGCGCTCGCCGTTCGATGCGCGCATTCATGCGGCACGCGGCCAGCGTGGGCAGATCGATTCGGCGGCGGCTTATCGCGACTTGCTCGGCGAAAGCAGCCAGGTCTCCCAGTCGCACCAGAACTGCGACAAAGTGCAGGACCCGTACTCGCTGCGTTGCCAGCCACAAGTGATGGGCGCCTGCCTGACCCAGTTCCGCCAGGCCGCAGACGTGCTGGTGGTCGAAGCCAACGCCGTGTCGGATAACCCACTGGTGTTTGCCGCTGAAGGTGACGTGATCTCCGGCGGTAACTTCCACGCCGAGCCGGTGGCCATGGCGGCCGACAACATGGCCCTGGCCATCGCGGAAATCGGCTCCCTGAGTGAGCGTCGCATCTCGTTGATGATGGACAAGCATATGTCGCAACTGCCGCCGTTCCTGGTGGGCAATGGCGGGGTGAACTCCGGTTTCATGATCGCCCAGGTAACCGCTGCAGCACTTGCCAGCGAGAACAAGGCGTTGGCCCATCCCCACAGCGTCGACAGCCTGCCGACCTCGGCCAACCAGGAAGACCACGTGTCCATGGCCCCGGCCGCCGGCAAGCGCTTGTGGGAAATGGCCGAGAACACCCGTGGCATTCTGGCCGTTGAATGGCTGGCCGCCTGCCAGGGCCTGGACCTGCGCGAAGGCCTGAAGACCTCGCCGAAGCTGGAGAAGGCCCGTGGCATCCTGCGCGACAAAGTGGCGTTCTACGACAAAGACCGCTTCTTCGCCCCGGACATCATCGCCGCCAGCGAATTGCTTGCCAGCCGCTGCCTGAATGAGCTGGTGCCGGCCAAGCTGCTGCCGAGCCTTTAA
- a CDS encoding quaternary amine ABC transporter ATP-binding protein → MTTVSKIEVKNVFKIFGARSKDALAMVSQGKTKDQVLAETGCVVGVNDLSLSIGTGEIFVIMGLSGSGKSTLVRHFNRLIDPTSGAILVDGEDILQLDMEALRQFRRHKISMVFQSFGLLPHKSVLDNVAYGLKVRGETKQVCAERALHWIETVGLKGYENKYPHQLSGGMRQRVGLARALAADTDIILMDEAFSALDPLIRAEMQDQLLELQKTLHKTIVFITHDLDEAVRIGNRIAILKDGKLIQVGTPREILHSPADEYVDRFVQRRAAVV, encoded by the coding sequence ATGACTACTGTCAGCAAAATCGAAGTTAAAAACGTCTTCAAGATCTTCGGCGCGCGTTCCAAGGATGCGCTGGCCATGGTCAGCCAGGGCAAGACCAAGGACCAGGTCCTGGCCGAAACCGGCTGCGTGGTCGGTGTGAACGACTTGTCATTGAGCATTGGCACCGGTGAGATCTTCGTGATCATGGGCCTGTCGGGTTCCGGCAAGTCCACCCTGGTGCGCCACTTCAACCGCCTGATCGACCCGACCAGCGGCGCGATCCTGGTGGACGGCGAAGACATCCTGCAACTGGATATGGAAGCCCTGCGCCAATTCCGTCGGCACAAGATCAGCATGGTGTTCCAGAGCTTCGGCCTGTTGCCCCACAAGAGCGTGCTCGACAACGTCGCCTATGGCTTGAAAGTGCGTGGCGAGACCAAGCAGGTGTGCGCCGAGCGCGCGCTGCACTGGATCGAAACCGTGGGCCTCAAGGGCTACGAAAACAAATACCCGCACCAGCTCTCCGGCGGTATGCGCCAGCGTGTGGGCCTGGCCCGCGCCTTGGCGGCCGACACCGACATCATCCTGATGGACGAAGCCTTCAGCGCCCTCGACCCGCTGATCCGCGCCGAGATGCAGGACCAGTTGCTGGAACTGCAAAAGACCTTGCACAAAACCATCGTGTTCATCACTCACGACCTCGACGAGGCCGTGCGCATCGGCAACCGCATTGCGATCCTCAAGGACGGCAAGCTGATCCAGGTCGGCACGCCGCGCGAGATCCTGCATTCGCCGGCGGATGAGTACGTGGACCGGTTTGTTCAGCGGCGCGCTGCGGTGGTCTGA
- a CDS encoding ABC transporter substrate-binding protein, with product MKMHKTLLATVLSTGLLACAGAQAAGWCESGKPVKFAGLNWESGMLLTDILQTVLEKGYDCKTDSLPGNSITMENALSSNDIQVFAEEWVGRSEVWNKAEKAGKVVGVGAPVVGAIEGWYVPRYVIEGDAKRKLEPKAPGLKNIADLAKYASVFKDQEEPSKGRFYNCPAGWTCELDNSEMLKSYGLENAYTNFRPGTGPALDAAVLSSYKRGEPILFYYWSPTPLMGQVDLVKLEEKPGVDKSVSIKVGLSKTFHEQAPELVAVLEKVNLPIDLLNQNLGRMAKERIESPKLAKIFLKEHPEVWHAWVSDDAAKKIDAAL from the coding sequence ATGAAAATGCATAAGACCCTATTAGCCACCGTGCTCTCTACAGGCCTGCTGGCCTGCGCTGGCGCCCAGGCGGCCGGCTGGTGTGAATCCGGCAAGCCAGTGAAATTCGCAGGCCTGAACTGGGAAAGCGGCATGTTGCTCACCGACATCCTGCAAACCGTGCTGGAAAAAGGCTACGACTGCAAAACCGACAGCCTGCCGGGTAATTCCATCACCATGGAAAACGCCCTGAGCAGCAATGACATCCAAGTGTTCGCCGAAGAATGGGTCGGCCGCAGCGAGGTCTGGAACAAAGCCGAGAAGGCCGGCAAAGTCGTCGGCGTCGGTGCCCCGGTTGTCGGCGCTATCGAAGGTTGGTACGTGCCACGCTACGTGATCGAAGGCGACGCCAAGCGCAAGCTCGAACCCAAGGCACCAGGCCTGAAAAACATCGCCGACCTGGCCAAGTACGCCTCGGTCTTCAAGGACCAGGAAGAGCCTTCCAAGGGCCGCTTCTACAACTGCCCGGCCGGCTGGACTTGCGAGCTGGACAACAGCGAGATGCTGAAAAGCTACGGCCTGGAAAACGCCTACACCAACTTCCGCCCAGGCACCGGCCCGGCGCTGGATGCAGCGGTGCTGTCGAGCTACAAGCGTGGCGAGCCGATCCTGTTCTACTACTGGTCGCCAACGCCGCTGATGGGTCAGGTCGACCTGGTCAAGCTGGAAGAAAAACCCGGCGTCGATAAAAGCGTGAGCATCAAGGTCGGCCTGTCCAAGACCTTCCACGAACAAGCCCCGGAGCTGGTGGCCGTGCTGGAAAAGGTCAACCTGCCCATCGACCTGCTGAACCAGAACCTGGGTCGCATGGCCAAGGAGCGAATTGAGTCGCCAAAACTGGCGAAAATTTTCCTCAAGGAACATCCTGAAGTCTGGCACGCCTGGGTGAGCGACGACGCAGCCAAGAAAATCGACGCGGCCTTGTAG
- the hutU gene encoding urocanate hydratase, producing MTKPTKYRDVEIRAAHGNKLTAKSWLTEAPLRMLMNNLDPQVAENPKELVVYGGIGRAARNWECYDQIVESLTHLNDDETLLVQSGKPVGVFKTHSNAPRVLIANSNLVPHWASWEHFNELDAKGLAMYGQMTAGSWIYIGSQGIVQGTYETFVEAGRQHYNSDLKGRWVLTAGLGGMGGAQPLAATLAGACSLNIECQQVSIDFRLSSRYVDEQATDLDDALARIAKYTKEGKAISIALLGNAAEILPELVKRGVRPDMVTDQTSAHDPLNGYLPAGWTWDEYRARAKTEPAAVIKAAKQSMAVHVKAMLEFQKQGIPTFDYGNNIRQMAQEEGVEDAFAFPGFVPAYIRPLFCRGIGPFRWAALSGDPQDIYKTDAKVKELIPDDAHLHNWLDMARERISFQGLPARICWVGLGQRAKLGLAFNEMVRSGELSAPVVIGRDHLDSGSVSSPNRETEAMQDGSDAVSDWPLLNALLNTASGATWVSLHHGGGVGMGFSQHSGMVIVCDGTDEAAERIARVLHNDPATGVMRHADAGYQIAIDCAKEQGLNLPMIK from the coding sequence GTGACCAAGCCTACCAAGTACCGTGACGTCGAAATCCGTGCCGCCCACGGTAACAAGCTCACCGCCAAAAGCTGGCTGACTGAAGCGCCGCTGCGCATGCTCATGAACAACCTCGACCCGCAAGTGGCCGAGAACCCCAAGGAGCTGGTGGTGTACGGCGGTATTGGCCGTGCGGCACGTAACTGGGAGTGCTACGACCAGATCGTCGAGAGCCTCACTCATCTGAACGATGACGAAACCCTGCTGGTGCAATCCGGCAAGCCGGTCGGCGTGTTCAAGACTCACAGCAACGCGCCACGTGTCCTGATCGCCAACTCCAACCTGGTGCCGCACTGGGCAAGCTGGGAACACTTCAACGAACTGGATGCCAAGGGCCTGGCCATGTACGGCCAGATGACCGCCGGCAGCTGGATCTACATCGGTAGCCAGGGCATCGTCCAGGGCACCTACGAAACCTTCGTCGAAGCCGGTCGCCAGCATTACAACAGTGACCTCAAAGGCCGTTGGGTGCTGACTGCCGGCCTCGGCGGCATGGGCGGCGCCCAGCCTCTGGCGGCAACCCTGGCGGGCGCGTGCTCGCTGAACATCGAGTGCCAGCAGGTCAGCATCGATTTCCGCCTGAGCAGCCGTTATGTCGACGAGCAAGCCACCGACCTCGATGACGCCTTGGCACGCATCGCCAAATACACCAAGGAAGGCAAGGCCATCTCCATTGCCCTGCTGGGTAACGCCGCCGAAATCCTGCCGGAGCTGGTCAAGCGCGGCGTGCGCCCGGACATGGTCACCGACCAGACCAGCGCCCACGACCCACTCAACGGCTACCTGCCGGCTGGTTGGACCTGGGACGAATACCGCGCCCGCGCCAAGACCGAGCCCGCCGCCGTGATCAAGGCCGCCAAGCAGTCGATGGCCGTGCACGTCAAAGCCATGCTGGAATTCCAGAAACAAGGCATTCCGACCTTCGACTACGGCAACAACATCCGCCAGATGGCCCAGGAAGAAGGCGTGGAAGACGCCTTCGCCTTCCCGGGTTTCGTGCCGGCCTACATCCGCCCGCTGTTCTGCCGTGGCATTGGTCCGTTCCGTTGGGCTGCGCTGTCCGGCGACCCGCAAGACATCTACAAGACCGACGCCAAAGTCAAAGAGCTGATCCCGGACGACGCCCACCTGCACAACTGGCTGGACATGGCGCGCGAGCGCATCAGCTTCCAGGGCCTGCCGGCGCGTATCTGCTGGGTTGGCCTGGGCCAGCGCGCCAAGCTCGGCCTGGCGTTCAACGAAATGGTGCGCAGCGGCGAGCTGTCGGCCCCCGTGGTGATCGGCCGTGACCACCTCGACTCCGGCTCGGTATCCAGCCCGAACCGCGAAACCGAAGCCATGCAGGACGGCTCCGACGCCGTGTCCGACTGGCCACTGCTCAACGCCTTGCTCAATACCGCCAGCGGCGCGACCTGGGTCTCGCTGCACCATGGCGGCGGCGTAGGCATGGGCTTCTCCCAGCACTCCGGCATGGTCATCGTCTGCGACGGTACCGACGAAGCGGCCGAGCGTATTGCCCGCGTGCTGCACAACGACCCGGCCACCGGCGTGATGCGTCATGCAGACGCCGGCTACCAGATCGCGATCGACTGTGCCAAGGAGCAGGGCCTCAATCTCCCGATGATCAAATAA
- a CDS encoding purine-cytosine permease family protein, translated as MAANDARASTTPLIERRSIDYIPEAERHGRLFSQFTLWMGANLQITAIVTGALAVVLGGDVFWSLIGLFIGQLIGGGVMALHAAQGPKLGLPQMISSRVQFGVYGAAIPIVLVCLMYLGFTATGTVLSGQALGQLFGVSDSVGILVFASVIVLVTVLGYRVIHFIGRVASVIGVIAFVYLFSRLVSQTDVGALLQIRHFSWSSFLLAVSLAASWQIAFGPYVADYSRYLPSKTSSMKTFFAAGAGSVVGAQVAMILGVFAAAMSNGQFVGHEVAYIVGLSGTGATAALLYFSIAFGKVTISTLNSYGSFMCIATIISGFRGRLEVTRLQRLVFVLVIVGTATLIALLGQHSFLGAFKSFILFLLAFFTPWSAINLVDYYCITRERYDVPALADPNGRYGRWNLLGISVYVFGVLVQLPFISTKFYTGPLVAALGDVDISWIIGLVLPAVLYYVCAKKWHGTVPDHLILPVEQGAIPRANGLAAQA; from the coding sequence ATGGCTGCAAATGACGCACGTGCAAGCACCACCCCGTTGATCGAAAGGCGTTCGATCGACTACATCCCGGAAGCGGAAAGACACGGTCGTCTGTTTAGCCAGTTCACCCTGTGGATGGGTGCCAACCTGCAGATCACCGCGATTGTCACCGGGGCCTTGGCCGTGGTGTTGGGCGGTGATGTGTTCTGGTCGTTGATCGGGCTGTTTATCGGTCAACTGATCGGCGGTGGCGTCATGGCGTTGCATGCGGCGCAAGGGCCTAAGCTTGGGCTGCCACAGATGATCTCCAGTCGGGTGCAGTTCGGCGTGTATGGCGCAGCCATCCCGATCGTGCTGGTGTGCCTGATGTACCTCGGTTTCACTGCCACCGGGACCGTGCTGTCCGGTCAGGCGCTGGGGCAGTTGTTCGGGGTCAGCGACAGCGTCGGTATCCTGGTCTTCGCCAGTGTCATCGTGCTGGTCACGGTACTGGGTTACCGGGTGATCCATTTCATCGGTCGCGTTGCCAGCGTCATTGGCGTGATTGCCTTTGTCTACCTGTTCAGTCGCCTGGTGAGCCAGACCGACGTCGGCGCACTCCTGCAAATCCGCCACTTCAGCTGGAGCAGTTTCCTGCTGGCGGTGTCGCTCGCGGCCTCCTGGCAGATTGCTTTCGGCCCTTACGTGGCGGACTACTCGCGTTACCTGCCAAGCAAGACGTCATCGATGAAAACCTTTTTCGCCGCTGGCGCGGGTTCGGTCGTGGGTGCGCAGGTGGCGATGATCCTCGGCGTGTTTGCCGCGGCCATGTCCAACGGGCAGTTCGTCGGTCACGAAGTGGCCTACATCGTTGGCTTGAGCGGTACTGGTGCCACCGCTGCGCTGCTGTATTTCAGCATCGCGTTCGGCAAGGTCACCATCTCTACGCTGAATTCCTACGGCAGCTTCATGTGCATCGCGACCATCATCAGCGGCTTCCGTGGTCGCCTGGAGGTCACGCGCCTGCAGCGCCTGGTGTTCGTGCTGGTGATTGTCGGCACCGCGACCCTGATCGCGCTGCTCGGCCAGCACTCGTTCCTGGGGGCATTCAAGTCTTTCATTCTGTTCCTGCTGGCATTCTTTACGCCCTGGAGCGCGATCAACCTGGTGGACTACTACTGCATCACCCGCGAGCGCTATGACGTGCCGGCGCTCGCCGACCCGAACGGACGCTACGGTCGCTGGAACCTGCTCGGTATCAGCGTCTATGTGTTCGGCGTGCTCGTGCAGTTGCCGTTCATCTCCACCAAGTTCTACACCGGTCCCCTGGTGGCCGCGCTGGGGGATGTGGATATTTCCTGGATCATCGGTCTGGTACTGCCGGCCGTGCTGTATTACGTGTGTGCGAAAAAATGGCACGGCACGGTGCCCGATCACCTGATCCTGCCGGTAGAGCAGGGCGCTATACCAAGAGCAAACGGGCTGGCTGCACAAGCCTGA